The sequence ACGCCCGCCGCACGGGTAAACAGGACCCGGAAAACCACTCAAGGAGGAAACCCATGGCCCACTTCGAACTCCCCAGCGCCATCGCCCTGCTGGGCAAAACCGTAGAAGTCGAACTCACCTGGGAAGAAGACCCGCAACCTCTGGTCTGCCAAACCCGCATCGTCGGTCTGGCCATAAAAGTGGAAGGTATCTACGAAAACCCGCACTTCCTCACCGTGGATATCGACGAGCCGTCGCGCTACCCGGAGGAATTGTTCTGGTCGCAGATTCGGGGGTTGCGGGTAATTTAAGAAATCTTCCTTGAAATAGCTTCGGAGACAAAAGAAATGATTGGCGAGCATCAATGCCCCCGAAAGATCACAACTTATGCAGTCAGGCGCTCGTTCCAGGCATCTGTATATTGGATGTTTCCATCGACAATTAGCCAGGTGATTTTTTCATACTGCAAACTGACGCTTTCAACGTGATTCATCTTGTCATTACCAGCCAGCTTAACATTAGGCACACCGCAGTTTACGCCGGTAATTTTCACATTTTCCATCAAGACGGTGTAATAGCAAACTTCCTGCCCTGCATCGTTAATATGGTAGAACTTTATTTCTGCGCTCTTTAGCGTCTGACCTGTCGCAGCGGCCTTATAGAAATAGGGAGTGGAGCAATCCACTTCCTTTTCGATCATCATGGAGGAATGCTGGCGCGTGCCAGTAATCTTACCGTTGGCGCTGTCCACTGGCAGGTTAACACCGTGACTTAACCCGATGACCTCTATGCTACCTTCTCGGCCATGAACATCCACAGACCCTTTAATGTCTGCACCACCATCATCCTTTAACCACATATACGGAGGGATTGGCATGTCACTTGCTCCTTGCTTTTTCGATAAACCTTATAACCAAAATATAAATTGCAGTCGTAATAGAAAAAACGGCGATCACTGAGATATAAAAATACAGATCATAGAAATTATCCGCCCCTATCTCGCCAGCGCCATAAATCACATGACCTATCCAGACCGCCAAATCATGGTCGAGCCATACTTCTGGACTCCCCAATGTGCGCCCGACAACCAGAGACAGAAGTAGATAGAGTGCAACCTTGGAAACTCTACGGACAAGTGTTGTTATCGCCACTGGCTATCACCTCAACCCATCCACGAGCCATTAGCGATTTCATGCAAGGGACTTGCATCGGTGTCGTTCTCATCAAGGCATTTCTGATGAGTGCATAATCCGAGTTATGCGCAATGGTTATGCACCCTTCGGAGACTCGGCCAGGGTGAAGCCTGAACAGCCCACGCTTCACACCATTAATCCAGGCACTATCATCAATACTCCAATCATCCTTGTACAAGGCAAACCACTCGTCACGCCCGAATTCAGCCCCATGGAAGAGTTTATTGTATAAATCTTGAGATTGAGCTTTAACCCAGGAGCCAATACCACCCGCCCCACGCTCTACGATCCAATACTTACCGGGCGGTAATGGACCATCGTTGGGTATGGCCGCGCATGCACCTTTATTCCGGTAAACCCCATTACCAGAGAACGCCGCAAATACACCAACGCCGTACAGATTAAACGGAGCGTAATCAGCACCACTTAGAACCAGCTTTCCGTGCAGAGCCATTCAACCAACCCAAAGAGTGGACGTACTTATTTTTCTACTCCAAACCACTGGCGATCAATTGGTCCTAATGCCGCACCTAAAGAAATCAAAAAAAGAGGCGCAGATTTAATTAGCCACCGTAATTTTGGTAACTCAGGCAGCTTTGGAGCCAAGAACAAATCTGAACCTCATATAGACGTGCCAGGCTCGATAGGAACGGCCGGCTGACTCAAAAGACATATGCAGGAGTCACGGCGACGGCCTCAGCAAAGCAGCAATATTCCCCCGCGAACGGAAGATCAGCACACACAACGCGCAAGCGCCGATAGCCCGCCAAACGCTGACCGTCTGCTGATAAAGAATGATCTCCAGGCCGCTGATGGCCATGCTTGCGCCCAGCAGGCTGGCCAGCAGGGAAATACCCAGGCGAAACCGTGAGTCGCCGCGGCGGTAGAAGATCATGCGGGTGGCGCCGACAAGGTGCCCGCGCCGCAATCAGGCCACCGAAGCCCCGCGCTTGCGCTGTTGCTTGACCCGGTACATCTCGCGGTCGGCGAGTTTGATCGCCTCGTCTGCATCGATGCCATCCGCCAGCAAAGCCACGACCCCGACACTGGCGCCGCCGTACTGGATGTCCGTGCCGCTGGCCAGTGC is a genomic window of Pseudomonas knackmussii B13 containing:
- a CDS encoding Hcp family type VI secretion system effector; amino-acid sequence: MPIPPYMWLKDDGGADIKGSVDVHGREGSIEVIGLSHGVNLPVDSANGKITGTRQHSSMMIEKEVDCSTPYFYKAAATGQTLKSAEIKFYHINDAGQEVCYYTVLMENVKITGVNCGVPNVKLAGNDKMNHVESVSLQYEKITWLIVDGNIQYTDAWNERLTA
- a CDS encoding DUF2778 domain-containing protein, with product MALHGKLVLSGADYAPFNLYGVGVFAAFSGNGVYRNKGACAAIPNDGPLPPGKYWIVERGAGGIGSWVKAQSQDLYNKLFHGAEFGRDEWFALYKDDWSIDDSAWINGVKRGLFRLHPGRVSEGCITIAHNSDYALIRNALMRTTPMQVPCMKSLMARGWVEVIASGDNNTCP
- a CDS encoding phage holin family protein; this translates as MRRGHLVGATRMIFYRRGDSRFRLGISLLASLLGASMAISGLEIILYQQTVSVWRAIGACALCVLIFRSRGNIAALLRPSP